In one window of Cellulophaga sp. HaHa_2_95 DNA:
- a CDS encoding TetR/AcrR family transcriptional regulator, with product MRPQKVQDIEIMTSLVKTFRSKGYEGASLAELATSTGLKKASLYHRFPKGKQEMATAVLDYLEEWVDQHLFTLLLDENKTPEERIKMGIAEIRKSYDHGKETCIFRALSLGQSLELFEVQIHRGMSKWINAFKNIGIALGLTASEAQQQAVDTLIKIQGSLIVTRGMNDLAIFETTLKEIQATYLNP from the coding sequence ATGAGACCACAGAAAGTACAAGACATCGAAATCATGACAAGCCTCGTTAAAACCTTTCGCTCTAAAGGATATGAGGGAGCTAGTCTTGCTGAATTAGCGACAAGTACGGGATTAAAAAAAGCAAGTCTTTATCACCGTTTTCCAAAGGGCAAACAAGAAATGGCCACTGCTGTACTCGATTATTTAGAAGAATGGGTAGATCAACATCTCTTTACACTCTTATTAGATGAGAACAAAACCCCTGAAGAACGAATAAAAATGGGCATCGCCGAAATTAGAAAATCTTATGATCATGGTAAAGAAACTTGCATTTTTAGGGCGCTTTCTTTAGGCCAAAGTTTAGAATTATTTGAAGTCCAAATTCATAGAGGAATGAGTAAATGGATTAACGCCTTCAAAAATATAGGGATAGCTTTAGGCTTAACGGCATCTGAAGCACAGCAGCAAGCAGTTGATACGCTGATAAAAATTCAAGGAAGTCTTATTGTTACAAGAGGCATGAATGACTTAGCTATATTTGAAACTACACTTAAAGAAATACAAGCTACGTATCTAAATCCATAA
- a CDS encoding SDR family oxidoreductase: MRKLEGKTAVITGGTSGIGLATAQEFITQGANVVIFGRGQVALEEAVTQLGEHSYAVQGDVTNQADLDRLYAETATKFGGIDILFINVGKGKLAPVADTDEAFFDDMMNVNFKGSYFTLQKAVKNLNPKASVIITTSWLNEIGFGGSSLLSASKAALRSLVRVASAELAEQGIRVNAVSPGPIGTPFWGKIGLPEDVLSGAAEAITAQTALKRFGNPEEVAKAVLFLASDDSSYIVGEEIPVHGGINAL; this comes from the coding sequence ATGAGAAAGTTAGAAGGAAAAACAGCAGTTATTACTGGCGGTACTAGTGGTATTGGTTTAGCAACAGCGCAAGAATTTATTACTCAAGGCGCCAATGTAGTTATTTTTGGTAGGGGTCAGGTAGCTTTAGAGGAAGCCGTAACGCAATTAGGAGAGCATAGTTATGCGGTACAAGGAGACGTTACCAATCAAGCAGACTTAGACCGATTATATGCAGAAACGGCTACCAAATTTGGAGGTATCGATATTTTATTTATCAATGTTGGAAAAGGAAAATTAGCTCCAGTAGCAGACACGGACGAAGCTTTTTTTGATGACATGATGAATGTAAATTTCAAGGGATCTTATTTTACCTTGCAAAAAGCTGTTAAAAATCTGAATCCAAAAGCATCCGTAATTATCACTACATCTTGGTTAAATGAAATTGGTTTTGGCGGGAGTAGTTTGTTAAGTGCTAGTAAAGCGGCGTTAAGATCTTTAGTGCGTGTTGCATCTGCAGAACTTGCCGAACAAGGAATTCGTGTAAATGCCGTGAGTCCTGGGCCTATAGGAACTCCTTTCTGGGGAAAAATTGGTTTACCTGAGGATGTACTTTCTGGAGCGGCAGAAGCGATTACCGCACAAACAGCCTTAAAACGTTTTGGGAATCCTGAAGAAGTTGCAAAAGCAGTATTGTTTTTGGCATCAGACGATTCCTCCTATATTGTGGGTGAAGAGATTCCGGTACATGGTGGAATAAACGCTCTATAA
- a CDS encoding RNA polymerase sigma factor: MKALFSDNYPDYTDTELVHLALEGDKKALQVIIIRHQLFVYNLALKMVGNVRDAEDLTQEVFIKVITALSKFKGESKFTTWLYRITVNHFINSKRQNSKLQLVNFETYFNAIEAVPNHALNDLEEKEFKDTIEEIRINCTTGMLLCLSKEQRMIYILGEMFEIDHNLGAEILEITAGNFRIKLMRTRKELYNWMNQKCGLVNSNNPCRCAKKTRGYIAQGKVDPDNLQFNTRFTSKISALSKKKAVSFTNTIEDLNKKVFQSQPAQTPIQASEIVTDILNNDLIKSILDF, translated from the coding sequence ATGAAAGCCCTATTCTCAGATAATTATCCAGATTATACGGACACGGAGTTGGTTCATTTAGCCTTAGAAGGTGATAAAAAAGCATTACAAGTTATAATTATACGGCATCAACTTTTTGTATATAATCTTGCACTTAAAATGGTGGGGAATGTACGTGATGCAGAAGACCTTACGCAAGAAGTTTTTATTAAAGTAATTACAGCTTTATCAAAATTTAAAGGCGAAAGTAAATTTACGACTTGGTTATACCGGATTACGGTAAACCATTTTATCAATAGTAAGCGTCAAAACTCAAAATTACAACTCGTAAATTTTGAAACTTATTTTAATGCCATTGAAGCCGTGCCTAACCACGCCTTAAATGATCTTGAAGAAAAGGAGTTCAAAGATACTATAGAAGAAATCAGGATTAACTGTACCACAGGCATGTTGCTTTGTTTGTCTAAAGAACAGCGTATGATCTATATTCTAGGAGAAATGTTTGAAATAGATCATAATCTAGGCGCAGAAATTTTGGAAATTACCGCAGGTAATTTCAGAATTAAACTAATGCGCACGCGCAAAGAACTCTACAATTGGATGAATCAAAAGTGTGGTCTAGTTAATTCCAATAACCCTTGCAGATGTGCTAAGAAAACAAGAGGGTATATAGCGCAAGGAAAAGTAGATCCTGATAATTTACAATTTAACACCCGATTTACTTCAAAAATTAGTGCGCTGTCAAAAAAGAAGGCGGTGAGCTTTACGAATACTATAGAGGATTTAAACAAAAAAGTATTCCAAAGTCAGCCTGCGCAAACACCAATACAAGCCTCAGAAATAGTGACGGATATCTTAAACAACGATTTAATAAAATCAATTTTAGATTTTTAA